One Deinococcus sp. LM3 genomic region harbors:
- the rpiA gene encoding ribose 5-phosphate isomerase A, with protein sequence MSADLHAPDLEALKKEAAIRAVALVGSGMRVGLGTGSTAKYAIEEIGRRLAAGELSGVTGVATSEASDALARQVGIPVEALDPRPLDIAIDGADEIDPALNLIKGLGGALLREKLTEVQARQLVIIADHTKLVTRIGEKAPLPIEIARFGFLSTIERLRAVLPAGRLRQNGAQPYVTDNGNLIFDAQIPEGHDIHALERQLKGTLGVIDTGLFLGMAQVAFVAAPGGVQELRPQ encoded by the coding sequence GTGAGCGCCGACCTGCACGCCCCCGACCTGGAGGCCCTGAAAAAGGAGGCCGCCATTCGCGCCGTCGCCCTGGTCGGCAGCGGCATGCGCGTGGGCCTGGGCACCGGCAGCACCGCCAAGTACGCCATCGAGGAAATCGGCCGCCGACTGGCCGCCGGTGAACTGAGCGGCGTGACCGGCGTCGCCACCAGCGAGGCCAGTGACGCCCTGGCCCGGCAGGTCGGCATTCCCGTCGAGGCGCTCGACCCGCGCCCGCTGGACATCGCCATCGACGGCGCCGACGAGATCGACCCGGCCCTGAACCTGATCAAGGGCCTGGGCGGCGCACTGCTGCGCGAGAAACTCACCGAGGTGCAGGCCCGGCAACTCGTGATCATCGCCGACCACACCAAACTCGTGACCCGTATCGGTGAGAAGGCCCCGCTGCCCATCGAGATCGCCCGCTTCGGCTTCCTGAGCACCATCGAACGCCTGCGCGCCGTACTGCCCGCCGGCCGCCTGCGCCAGAACGGCGCGCAACCCTACGTGACCGACAACGGCAACCTGATCTTCGACGCACAGATCCCCGAAGGGCACGACATCCACGCGCTCGAACGGCAGCTGAAAGGCACCCTCGGCGTCATCGACACCGGCCTGTTCCTGGGCATGGCGCAGGTGGCGTTCGTCGCCGCGCCCGGCGGCGTGCAGGAACTCCGCCCGCAGTAA